TCGAAAGTGGCGCCAGGACAAGcgaggaaagagggaaggcCTTGTCCCATCTTTAGCGGCTACAGCCAAGTCAGTGTTGACATCAAACCAGAAGACCCGTGATGTTGTTAGAATGAAGATATTAGATACGTTGCAGGAGCTCCGCTTAACATCCAAGATCCACTCCGACTTTTTCTTCAGACCAAGCTCTATGGAATAAGGGCATGCCTGACCGTCTTCCATTCGATAGAGCATGGGACAACGCCTGTCAGAGACAATGAAGCTATTGACATCTCCAACCCACTCTATGGCCGCCCATCCATCATGTCGAGGATAACCGTCTATATCGTGGCTGTCACCAAGGTCCAGCCATGGTAGTGCGCCATATTTGACACGTGCAGCAGTCCAATTACCTTTATTCTGTCTGTGGCGACCAGATATTTCCCAAATGCTCCAATTTCCCCTCTCGTCAACAATACCAATTTGCTTCTGGTACCACGGATTGAAAGTCACAGCTGCATGTGCAGAGCCGCCAGTTTGAGAATTGGATATTTCCACCAATGGGTTTGCATCGAGATGGGAATTACGGGATCTACCTAGCAACATATGATCACTATCGAGGCATATGTGAGCAGGAACAGGCCTCCTATGATGAAGTGGCCGGAACACCCAGGTAGAATGAGGAAATCGGGCCGCCATCCACGTTGGCTTCTCTTCCACGGTGCGCGCAAAACATATCTGGCGAACAGGGGCACCTCGTGCAGACCACTCGGCACTTCCAGTTTCCTCGATGGAGGGGACACGCATACGGACTGTTGTACCCAGCCTCAAATCCACGCAATCTTCGTCCAGTTTGTATAAAGAAATAGCATTGCCACACTCCCCGGACGCAACTACTGCGATCGGGACAGTACGGCTCCCTGACTCATCGTTCTCGAGGTCCACTGCATACCCCAGGTCTAAGAGTGACGAAACTAAAGGGTCGCATATCTCGCTTGTCGTTGTGATAGTATGGGAGAGAGTCTCATTGTTAACGAGTGGCCAGCAAGCTGCAAGCTCGGGGTAAACCTTTGGGACGAGACTTTTGTTCTCGATCTGTGATGATTGCGGGGCTGTAAGGGGCGATGTGATAGTGGTCTTCGTTGCCCCAGCAAAGGTTATACGAGGTGCTTATAGCAGTGTCAGTATGAGAGAAATCAGCAAACGATTCGTATTGTCCAGAGAAACTTACGCGAAGCCAATGTCCGGGAAAATTCCCAATTCTGCGTCTCCTGATGATATGTCGCTTTACCCAAGTGCCCATACTGTAGAGCACTAGCAGAATGTTCATCCATCGGGGTTCTCTTGGCTCCTGACGATATGTACAAGCCCTAGCCTTGCAAGCATATCGAGAACCGACTAGTAACGCGTTAAGAGACGCAGTTCACGTTCGCTTAGAAGACACGAGCAACTCCTTTGCAAGTGTGGTCAAATATATGCACCACTACCGGTTATTGAGAAGTGAACATATGGAAGGGTCGTtaagcatatatatatatgcataCATTGCGAGGTAAGTTATTTTTTATCCACACATCTGCCACCTCTTACCGCCATAAGCACATACCAAGTACTACTACGTAATAAATATGGTCTTGTTTGCCTAACCTTGAGTCCACGAGGAATTATAAGCTCGAACTGCTCGAGTTCTTGAAGAGCCTCAAACTCTGCTCTTAATACGACTTAccatccctcttccttccaaTTAAGGGGTTGTCATAGTCATAATCACGTGATACATATATACCAAAGTCATTGCCAAGCCTCAGTTCGACCGTTGCACCGCAACAAACAGTTCAGACGAGCATTACCGCACCGTTGAACTATACCCTTGTTTATAACTAAAACGTGAACGACATCAGAACTAGACGTGGCACTCACTCGTCATGGCCTCTTCTTTCGAACCTTCATTATCGACTAGTGGCATGCGCCCACCTCTCACATCAGCGGATGCACCTTCTATGGCGGATTCACTGCCTAGTATAAACTTCGGTTTCGAGGATCTACGCAATCGCATGGCCCAATTCACTGCTCGGTTCGATGCTTTCATTGAGAAAGGCAGAAAGCAGATATTGGAGGAGAGGAATCAGTTCAAAATAGGGTTGGCAGAACTCCAAGGTGCGTGTATGGGGACATTCAAAGGTATTGTGACTAATTTAAGCTTAGAGGACCAACGGATGAAACAGAGAGATATCGAAATCTTGAATCTCAAGTCGCAAACTCACGACCAAACTATCCAGAAGGAAGCCGCTGAAGCCGCCGAGATGCATGGCACAATTGCATCTGTAACGATGGAGCGCGATTCTCGTCTCGCCAAAAGAGATCGTCTGAAGCAACAAATCAACGAGACACAGAAGGCTATAAACCAGAAATTGGAAGCTCAGAAGGCTCATGCCCGGCATCTCGATGCACAAGCACGCCTAAACATACCAGAGCTAGAATTTTGGCAGGATTACCTTTGTCTTCGGATTGAGGGGGCCGGGCGGGAAGATCGCCTAAAGTTCATCTTTAGCCACCTACTTGAGAAGGATTGGGAAGC
This Aspergillus flavus chromosome 1, complete sequence DNA region includes the following protein-coding sequences:
- a CDS encoding chromosome segregation protein Spc25-domain-containing protein; this encodes MASSFEPSLSTSGMRPPLTSADAPSMADSLPSINFGFEDLRNRMAQFTARFDAFIEKGRKQILEERNQFKIGLAELQEDQRMKQRDIEILNLKSQTHDQTIQKEAAEAAEMHGTIASVTMERDSRLAKRDRLKQQINETQKAINQKLEAQKAHARHLDAQARLNIPELEFWQDYLCLRIEGAGREDRLKFIFSHLLEKDWEAEAWFELGTSSRDYDVFHTRPKVDRDALNGELDILNEDRDFGAFLKRMRRLLVEKMQQKRPTI